The Panicum hallii strain FIL2 chromosome 9, PHallii_v3.1, whole genome shotgun sequence genome has a window encoding:
- the LOC112878148 gene encoding CASP-like protein 5A2, with protein MFASRPVVHPMEVAAPANPAQQPQGVLMKDLPGMPGTPSGLALRVTQLLLAAVSLAVMSSTSDFATVSAFCYLIAATILQCVWSLSVAIVDIYALLVKRCLRNRRLVAVFAIGDAITCGVIFSGACAAAGITVLIDEDLNMCSENHCSSFQTAVSMAFMCSFSLSPSFVLNFWSAAFAYSRVVAAG; from the exons ATGTTCGCGAGCCGGCCGGTGGTGCACCCGATGGAGGTGGCGGCGCCCGCGAACCCGGCGCAGCAGCCGCAGGGTGTGCTGATGAAGGACCTTCCCGGGATGCCGGGGACGCCCAGCGGGCTCGCGCTCCGCGTCACgcagctcctcctcgccgccgtctcgcTCGCCGTCATGTCGTCCACCAGCGACTTCGCCACCGTCTCCGCCTTCTG CTACCTTATTGCAGCAACTATTTTGCAATGTGTTTGGAGCCTGTCAGTAGCCATTGTGGACATATACGCACTGCTTGTTAAACGTTGTTTACGAAACCGTCGGCTTGTTGCTGTCTTTGCCATTGGAGATGCG ATCACATGTGGAGTAATCTTCTCCGGAGCATGCGCTGCAGCAGGAATCACCGTCTTGATCGACGAGGATCTGAATATGTGCTCGGAGAACCACTGTTCTAGTTTCCAGACTGCAGTATCGATGGCATTCATGTGTTCGTTTTCTCTCTCACCGTCCTTTGTGCTGAACTTTTGGTCGGCCGCATTCGCATATTCCCGCGTCGTAGCAGCTGGATAG
- the LOC112874851 gene encoding BTB/POZ domain-containing protein SR1IP1 isoform X1: MENPFDNPAMKRTSDWYPRPPPPLLLLPIWHAMCCAFDSVILSQEFPSDITIQVGDATFNLHKLRLASRCGYIRKLVSGINGFKVTHIDITGMPGGARAFELVTKFCYGENLEITEDNVAMLRCAAEHLEMTDESKGASLVGTTEAYLEAVALTSLTGAVTVLRKSEELIPVAEEVDLVGRSIDAIAHITCHDSQFTMPLGSTDGSYNGVKVWKAVDDWWADELTSLRIDTFQRVVIAMKARGFKGIALGTLIMLYAQKSLRRLNMHGRDKKKMDPRQEHEKRVVLETIVSLLPKENSTSVSFLSMLLRAALHLDTTLACRLDLEKRMAAQLGQAVLDDLLIPSYSPEASTTFDVDAVQRILAGYLEHEGEATRLDYSTDDDFISTASPLNDVGMVGKLMEAYLAEIASDMNLPIDKFTGLAEMIPERARFNEDGMYRAIDIYLKAHPHLSEAERRKVCKAMDCQRLSREACAHAAQNDRLPVQTVVQVLYHEQRRLREAPAHPPSGASSFSGESPAPSLPYKPAQSLMGRHARGGAAQDELSRLQRENEELKMEVMRLKMRLRDPSALPPAGGAPPPSGRPPQPKKPGGGGFMNNVSKKLGRLNPFLRHDAMDGGKVRTKPPKDRRHSIGW, translated from the exons ATGGAGAACCCGTTCGACAACCCGGCGATGAAGAGAACCAGCGACTGGTACCCTCGACCTCCTCCTCCCTTGCTGCTTCTTCCCATCTGGCATGCGATGTGTTGCGCATTTGATTCGGT GATCCTCTCACAGGAATTCCCGAGCGATATCACCATCCAGGTCGGGGACGCGACCTTCAACTTGCACAAG CTCCGGTTGGCATCGAGGTGCGGCTACATACGGAAGCTGGTGTCGGGGATCAATGGCTTCAAGGTCACCCACATAGACATCACGGGCATGCCGGGCGGCGCCAGGGCGTTCGAGCTCGTCACCAAGTTCTGCTACGGCGAGAACTTGGAGATCACGGAGGACAACGTCGCGATGCTGCGGTGCGCGGCCGAGCACCTGGAGATGACGGACGAGAGCAAGGGCGCGAGCCTGGTGGGCACGACGGAGGCATACCTGGAGGCCGTGGCGCTGACGAGCCTCACCGGCGCGGTCACGGTGCTCCGCAAGTCCGAGGAGCTCATCCCGGTGGCCGAGGAGGTGGACCTCGTCGGCAGGAGCATCGACGCCATCGCGCACATCACCTGCCACGACAGCCAGTTCACCATGCCACTGGGCAGCACGGACGGTAGCTACAACGGCGTGAAGGTGTGGAAGGCCGTCGACGACTGGTGGGCCGACGAGCTGACCTCGCTGCGGATTGACACGTTCCAGAGAGTCGTGATTGCGATGAAGGCGAGGGGGTTCAAGGGCATTGCTTTGGGCACGCTCATCATGCTCTATGCCCAGAAGTCTCTGCGAAGACTG AACATGCACGGGAGGGACAAGAAGAAGATGGACCCGAGGCAAGAGCACGAGAAGCGGGTGGTTCTTGAAACGATCGTGAGCCTGCTGCCGAAGGAGAACTCCACGTCCGTGAGCTTCCTGTCGATGCTGCTGCGAGCGGCGCTCCACCTGGACACGACGCTGGCGTGCCGGCTCGACCTCGAGAAGCGGATGGCCGCGCAGCTCGGGCAGGCCGTGCTCGACGACCTCCTGATCCCGTCCTACTCGCCCGAGGCCAGCACCACGTTCGACGTCGACGCCGTCCAGAGGATCCTGGCCGGGTACCTGGAGCACGAGGGCGAGGCGACCCGGCTGGACTACAGCACGGACGACGACTTCATCTCGACGGCATCGCCGCTCAACGACGTCGGCATGGTCGGCAAGCTCATGGAGGCCTACCTGGCCGAGATCGCCTCGGACATGAACCTgcccattgacaagttcaccgGCCTCGCCGAGATGATCCCGGAACGTGCCAGGTTTAACGAGGACGGCATGTACCGCGCCATCGACATCTACTTGAAG GCGCATCCGCATCTGAGCGAGGCCGAGAGGAGGAAGGTGTGCAAGGCGATGGACTGCCAGCGGCTGTCGCGCGAGGCGTGCGCGCACGCGGCGCAGAACGACCGGCTGCCGGTGCAGACGGTGGTGCAGGTCCTCTACCACGAGCAGCGGCGCCTGCGCGAGGCCCCCGCGCACCCGCCCAGCGGCGCGTCCTCGTTCAGCGGCGAGTCCCCGGCCCCGTCGCTGCCCTACAAGCCGGCGCAGAGCCTCATGGGCCGGCACgcccggggcggcgcggcgcaggacgAGCTGTCGCGGCTGCAGCGGGAGAACGAGGAGCTCAAGATGGAGGTGATGAGGCTGAAGATGCGCCTAAGGGACCCGTCGGCGCTCCCTCCGGCCGGCGGCGCTCCACCGCCCTCGGGGCGGCCCCCGCAGCCGAAGaagcccggcggcggcgggttcaTGAACAACGTGTCCAAGAAGCTCGGGAGGCTCAACCCGTTTCTGCGGCATGACGCCATGGATGGCGGGAAGGTGCGCACGAAGCCGCCCAAGGATCGGAGGCACTCGATCGGCTGGTGA
- the LOC112873166 gene encoding uncharacterized protein LOC112873166 isoform X1 — MRFVGERSVRAAMVWDWRLEEDGEVLDNSSARWSPKVSISISASAVAERTESMPAGPGPTSRATEASYVELVGSGGKVGRFHANSQQKPFAQAELQSPPPCICSFRAPLLLPAPYCWRHQPPMDDALIVFDQMGIKVLFSYCKVSYGRVAEIVLNFGHKWFALINT, encoded by the exons ATGCGGTTCGTTGGCGAGCGCAGCGTGCGTGCCGCCATGGTCTGGGACTGGAGGTTGGAGGAGGACGGCGAGGTGCTGGACAACAGCTCGGCTAGGTGGTCACCGAAGGTGTCGATCTCGATCTCGGCCTCGGCGGTGGCGGAAAGGACTGAGAGTATGCCGGCGGGGCCGGGGCCTACTTCTCGGGCTACGGAGGCCTCCTACGTGGAGCTTGTTGGGTCCGGCGGGAAGGTGGGCAGGTTCCACGCCAACAGCCAGCAGAAGCCGTTCGCGCAAGCGGAGCTGCAGAGCCCCCCACCGTGCATCTGCAGCTTCCGTGCCCCCCTGCTCCTTCCTGCTCCCTATTGTTGGCGCCATCAACCTCCCATGGACGACGCCCTCATTGTGTTCGATCAAATGGGCATAAAG GTTCTTTTTTCCTACTGCAAGGTAAGTTACGGCAGGGTTGCAGAAATTGTACTCAACTTTGGCCACAAATGGTTTGCCTTAATCAATACCTAA
- the LOC112878149 gene encoding uncharacterized protein LOC112878149 has translation MGYWWDRVVLPVRRVWLGVASRFGVRQTGLWRLRQEVSTCEYEDVHVMWEMLSRTTAPAPAPRRHSRFRQQPRPWGDRFRLCRGF, from the exons ATGGGGTACTGGTGGGACCGCGTCGTGCTGCCGGTGCGGCGGGTCTGGCTCGGCGTCGCGTCCCGCTTCGGGGTTCGCCAGACAG GGCTGTGGAGGCTGCGGCAGGAGGTGAGCACGTGCGAGTACGAGGACGTGCACGTGATGTGGGAGATGCTGAGCCGCACCAcggcgcccgcgccggcgcccaGGCGGCACAGCCGGTTCCGGCAGCAGCCGCGGCCGTGGGGCGACAGGTTCCGCCTCTGCCGGGGCTTCTAG
- the LOC112873166 gene encoding uncharacterized protein LOC112873166 isoform X3: MRFVGERSVRAAMVWDWRLEEDGEVLDNSSARWSPKVSISISASAVAERTESMPAGPGPTSRATEASYVELVGSGGKVGRFHANSQQKPFAQAELQSPPPCICSFRAPLLLPAPYCWRHQPPMDDALIVFDQMGIKTS; encoded by the exons ATGCGGTTCGTTGGCGAGCGCAGCGTGCGTGCCGCCATGGTCTGGGACTGGAGGTTGGAGGAGGACGGCGAGGTGCTGGACAACAGCTCGGCTAGGTGGTCACCGAAGGTGTCGATCTCGATCTCGGCCTCGGCGGTGGCGGAAAGGACTGAGAGTATGCCGGCGGGGCCGGGGCCTACTTCTCGGGCTACGGAGGCCTCCTACGTGGAGCTTGTTGGGTCCGGCGGGAAGGTGGGCAGGTTCCACGCCAACAGCCAGCAGAAGCCGTTCGCGCAAGCGGAGCTGCAGAGCCCCCCACCGTGCATCTGCAGCTTCCGTGCCCCCCTGCTCCTTCCTGCTCCCTATTGTTGGCGCCATCAACCTCCCATGGACGACGCCCTCATTGTGTTCGATCAAATGGGCATAAAG ACCTCTTGA
- the LOC112875747 gene encoding uncharacterized protein LOC112875747: protein MRRPSPLTLLIFAFVGGNLLMGISSNARRAKNTTDPGYGSIELNGRKLKERCSFTIRKTRELENIRTDDYQPVDPSPSSKATIRPGPIEHGAPILPYVPRYPPPSGHPKGVPAAESPGSPST, encoded by the exons ATGAGGCGTCCCTCTCCGCTGACTTTGCTGATATTTGCATTTGTTGGCGGAAATCTACTCATGGGCATCTCCTCTAACGCAAGAAGAGCCAAGAACACCACAG ATCCTGGTTATGGAAGCATTGAGTTAAATGGCAGGAAACTAAAG GAACGATGCTCTTTTACTATCCGAAAGACAAGGGAGCTGGAAAATATTAGGACGGATGACTACCAACCTGTCGATCCGAGCCCAAGCTCCAAAGCCACTATCAGACCAGGTCCAATTGAGCATGGCGCACCGATTCTTCCTTATGTACCACGGTACCCACCGCCTTCAGGTCACCCTAAGGGTGTGCCAGCTGCTGAATCCCCTGGATCCCCATCCACTTAG
- the LOC112874851 gene encoding BTB/POZ domain-containing protein SR1IP1 isoform X2, protein MENPFDNPAMKRTSDWILSQEFPSDITIQVGDATFNLHKLRLASRCGYIRKLVSGINGFKVTHIDITGMPGGARAFELVTKFCYGENLEITEDNVAMLRCAAEHLEMTDESKGASLVGTTEAYLEAVALTSLTGAVTVLRKSEELIPVAEEVDLVGRSIDAIAHITCHDSQFTMPLGSTDGSYNGVKVWKAVDDWWADELTSLRIDTFQRVVIAMKARGFKGIALGTLIMLYAQKSLRRLNMHGRDKKKMDPRQEHEKRVVLETIVSLLPKENSTSVSFLSMLLRAALHLDTTLACRLDLEKRMAAQLGQAVLDDLLIPSYSPEASTTFDVDAVQRILAGYLEHEGEATRLDYSTDDDFISTASPLNDVGMVGKLMEAYLAEIASDMNLPIDKFTGLAEMIPERARFNEDGMYRAIDIYLKAHPHLSEAERRKVCKAMDCQRLSREACAHAAQNDRLPVQTVVQVLYHEQRRLREAPAHPPSGASSFSGESPAPSLPYKPAQSLMGRHARGGAAQDELSRLQRENEELKMEVMRLKMRLRDPSALPPAGGAPPPSGRPPQPKKPGGGGFMNNVSKKLGRLNPFLRHDAMDGGKVRTKPPKDRRHSIGW, encoded by the exons ATGGAGAACCCGTTCGACAACCCGGCGATGAAGAGAACCAGCGACTG GATCCTCTCACAGGAATTCCCGAGCGATATCACCATCCAGGTCGGGGACGCGACCTTCAACTTGCACAAG CTCCGGTTGGCATCGAGGTGCGGCTACATACGGAAGCTGGTGTCGGGGATCAATGGCTTCAAGGTCACCCACATAGACATCACGGGCATGCCGGGCGGCGCCAGGGCGTTCGAGCTCGTCACCAAGTTCTGCTACGGCGAGAACTTGGAGATCACGGAGGACAACGTCGCGATGCTGCGGTGCGCGGCCGAGCACCTGGAGATGACGGACGAGAGCAAGGGCGCGAGCCTGGTGGGCACGACGGAGGCATACCTGGAGGCCGTGGCGCTGACGAGCCTCACCGGCGCGGTCACGGTGCTCCGCAAGTCCGAGGAGCTCATCCCGGTGGCCGAGGAGGTGGACCTCGTCGGCAGGAGCATCGACGCCATCGCGCACATCACCTGCCACGACAGCCAGTTCACCATGCCACTGGGCAGCACGGACGGTAGCTACAACGGCGTGAAGGTGTGGAAGGCCGTCGACGACTGGTGGGCCGACGAGCTGACCTCGCTGCGGATTGACACGTTCCAGAGAGTCGTGATTGCGATGAAGGCGAGGGGGTTCAAGGGCATTGCTTTGGGCACGCTCATCATGCTCTATGCCCAGAAGTCTCTGCGAAGACTG AACATGCACGGGAGGGACAAGAAGAAGATGGACCCGAGGCAAGAGCACGAGAAGCGGGTGGTTCTTGAAACGATCGTGAGCCTGCTGCCGAAGGAGAACTCCACGTCCGTGAGCTTCCTGTCGATGCTGCTGCGAGCGGCGCTCCACCTGGACACGACGCTGGCGTGCCGGCTCGACCTCGAGAAGCGGATGGCCGCGCAGCTCGGGCAGGCCGTGCTCGACGACCTCCTGATCCCGTCCTACTCGCCCGAGGCCAGCACCACGTTCGACGTCGACGCCGTCCAGAGGATCCTGGCCGGGTACCTGGAGCACGAGGGCGAGGCGACCCGGCTGGACTACAGCACGGACGACGACTTCATCTCGACGGCATCGCCGCTCAACGACGTCGGCATGGTCGGCAAGCTCATGGAGGCCTACCTGGCCGAGATCGCCTCGGACATGAACCTgcccattgacaagttcaccgGCCTCGCCGAGATGATCCCGGAACGTGCCAGGTTTAACGAGGACGGCATGTACCGCGCCATCGACATCTACTTGAAG GCGCATCCGCATCTGAGCGAGGCCGAGAGGAGGAAGGTGTGCAAGGCGATGGACTGCCAGCGGCTGTCGCGCGAGGCGTGCGCGCACGCGGCGCAGAACGACCGGCTGCCGGTGCAGACGGTGGTGCAGGTCCTCTACCACGAGCAGCGGCGCCTGCGCGAGGCCCCCGCGCACCCGCCCAGCGGCGCGTCCTCGTTCAGCGGCGAGTCCCCGGCCCCGTCGCTGCCCTACAAGCCGGCGCAGAGCCTCATGGGCCGGCACgcccggggcggcgcggcgcaggacgAGCTGTCGCGGCTGCAGCGGGAGAACGAGGAGCTCAAGATGGAGGTGATGAGGCTGAAGATGCGCCTAAGGGACCCGTCGGCGCTCCCTCCGGCCGGCGGCGCTCCACCGCCCTCGGGGCGGCCCCCGCAGCCGAAGaagcccggcggcggcgggttcaTGAACAACGTGTCCAAGAAGCTCGGGAGGCTCAACCCGTTTCTGCGGCATGACGCCATGGATGGCGGGAAGGTGCGCACGAAGCCGCCCAAGGATCGGAGGCACTCGATCGGCTGGTGA
- the LOC112873633 gene encoding QWRF motif-containing protein 2, producing the protein MVAAAAAATAPDPAHPARPPLTPALDKPNSAAARRNSRSNKPVSSRYLSAAAASPTSSTSSSTSSSSSSSSRRSLSAQRTRASTPPPQQSTSPTTTRSAAAAAAAATATATTMRSLSVSFQGESFFYKTSRAPRASSPSSPAARRGPTPERRKSVSSVPEAENARPQGRWPAAKPKASDPLARSLDCSLDRKDSILAAVHLLRRSMAFDSTTSLSPSDPAAAAAPDLSASSDTDSVSSGSNSGAGDPPRRGISVPARFWQETNSRLRRLPEPGLPLPSSGRRSFSDSPMSPRLPGRSPSPCRGSRGVASPSRGRGGEASPNGHAMQAPANAPSIISFAAEVRRAKKGENRIEEAHRLRLLDNRHLQWRCINARTDASLLVQSFTAEKTLHSAWKEISRLRDNVSSKRCRLQLQKQKLKLFAILRGQMSYLEDWSHIEKHHSSALSAAIKALKASTLRLPVVDGAKADVQGVKEAVNSAVDVMHTMTSSICNLLSKVEGTSSVVSELAKLATQEQMLLDQSKDLLSTVAAIHVKKCSLQAHMLQRNQKQSPAQL; encoded by the exons ATGGTggctgccgcggcggcggccaccgcgCCAGATCCGGCCCACCCCGCCCGCCCCCCGCTCACGCCGGCGCTCGACAAGCCCaactccgccgccgcgcggagGAACTCGCGCTCCAACAAGCCCGTCTCCTCCAGGTAcctgtccgccgccgccgcgtccccgACCTCCTCCACGTCTTCCTccacgtcgtcgtcttcctcgtcCTCGTCCCGGCGCTCCCTGTCGGCGCAGCGCACCCGAGCGTCCACTCCGCCCCCACAGCAATCTACGTCGCCCACCACCACCCGGTCggcagcggccgcggccgcggcggcgacggctacCGCGACCACGATGCGGAGCCTCTCGGTGTCGTTCCAGGGGGAGTCCTTCTTCTACAAGACGTCGCGCGCGCCGCGGGCCTCGTCGCCGTCCTCACccgccgcgcggcgcgggccCACGCCGGAGCGCCGGAAGAGCGTATCCTCCGTGCCGGAGGCCGAGAACGCGCGGCCGCAGGGCCGATGGCCCGCGGCCAAGCCCAAGGCGTCGGACCCGCTCGCGCGCAGCCTCGACTGCAGCCTCGACCGCAAGGACtccatcctcgccgccgttcacctGCTTCGCCGCTCCATGGCCTTCGACTCCACCACATCGCTTTCCCCGTCCGACCCGGCAGCTGCAGCCGCTCCAGACCTGTCCGCGTCCTCCGACACCGACAGCGTCTCGTCTGGTAGCAACTCGGGCGCTGGTGATCCCCCGCGCCGCGGCATCAGCGTGCCGGCGAGGTTCTGGCAGGAAACCAAcagccgcctgcgccgccttcCGGAGCCTGGGCTACCGCTACCTTCTTCTGGTCGGAGGTCGTTCTCAGACAGTCCAATGTCGCCGAGGCTGCCAGGCCGGTCCCCATCTCCATGCCGTGGAAGCAGGGGCGTCGCCAGCCCATCAAGAGGGCGTGGTGGGGAGGCATCACCAAATGGGCATGCGATGCAAGCTCCAGCAAATGCGCCATCTATCATCAGCTTTGCTGCAGAGGTCAGGAGGGCGAAGAAGGGGGAAAACAGAATCGAAGAGGCACACAGGTTGCGGCTGCTGGACAATCGGCATTTGCAGTGGCGGTGCATCAATGCACGGACAGACGCGTCACTTCTGGTGCAGAGCTTCACTGCTGAG AAAACCCTTCACAGCGCATGGAAAGAAATATCGAGATTACGTGACAATGTCAGTTCCAAAAGATGCAGACTCCAACTTCAGAAAcaaaaactcaagctatttgcTATCCTTAGGGGTCAG ATGTCATATCTAGAGGACTGGTCTCATATAGAAAAACACCATTCAAGTGCTTTATCAGCAGCAATCAAAGCACTGAAGGCTAGTACTCTTCGTCTTCCGGTTGTTGATGGTGCAAAG GCTGATGTGCAAGGTGTCAAGGAAGCTGTTAACTCAGCTGTGGATGTAATGCACACAATGACATCCTCGATATGTAATTTGCTGTCTAAG GTTGAAGGAACAAGCTCTGTAGTGTCTGAGCTTGCCAAACTTGCCACACAAGAACAAATGTTGTTGGACCAATCGAAGGATCTCTTGTCCACGGTTGCAGCAATACAT GTCAAAAAGTGTAGTTTGCAAGCTCACATGCTACAACGAAACCAAAAGCAGAGCCCGGCACAGTTGTAG
- the LOC112875746 gene encoding FAD-linked sulfhydryl oxidase ERV1 isoform X1, with protein sequence MPLPGWNPLAPVLQTVAAFSRHLLIAPDAGPDEHRLRPLLSLSLSPPPPPSAPPEILKEKDAKPAPLTKEEVGRATWMLLHTIAAQFPDEPTRQQKRDAKELMHIISRLYPCKECADHFKEVLKANPVQAGSQAEFSQWLCYVHNVVNRSLGKPIFPCQRVTARWGKLDCPERSCDLEGTNDIMPNR encoded by the exons atGCCGCTGCCGGGCTGGAACCCGCTGGCGCCCGTCCTGCAGAccgtcgccgccttctcccgccACCTCCTCATCGCCCCGGACGCCGGCCCCGACGAACACCGCCTCCGCCCGCTCCTctcgctctccctctccccgccgccgcccccatctGCGCCGCCGGAGATCCTCAAG GAGAAGGATGCCAAGCCGGCGCCGCTGACGAAGGAGGAGGTCGGGCGGGCCACGTGGATGCTGCTCCACACCATTGCAGCGCAG TTCCCTGATGAACCAACGAGGCAGCAAAAACGGGATGCGAAGGAGCTG ATGCACATAATCTCGAGACTATATCCTTGCAAAGAATGTGCTGATCACTTCAAGGAAGTTTTGAA AGCAAACCCTGTTCAGGCAGGATCTCAGGCTGAATTCTCCCAGTGGTTATGTTATGTGCACAACGTGGTTAATCGGAG CCTTGGAAAACCAATATTTCCCTGCCAAAGAGTAACTGCGCGATGGGGTAAGCTGGATTGTCCTGAACGCTCGTGTGACCTAGAAGGCACCAATGACATCATGCCAAATCGATGA
- the LOC112873166 gene encoding uncharacterized protein LOC112873166 isoform X2: MRFVGERSVRAAMVWDWRLEEDGEVLDNSSARWSPKVSISISASAVAERTESMPAGPGPTSRATEASYVELVGSGGKVGRFHANSQQKPFAQAELQSPPPCICSFRAPLLLPAPYCWRHQPPMDDALIVFDQMGIKCARLMRTSLPLIQPQRQPLHHLQRNQDQ, translated from the exons ATGCGGTTCGTTGGCGAGCGCAGCGTGCGTGCCGCCATGGTCTGGGACTGGAGGTTGGAGGAGGACGGCGAGGTGCTGGACAACAGCTCGGCTAGGTGGTCACCGAAGGTGTCGATCTCGATCTCGGCCTCGGCGGTGGCGGAAAGGACTGAGAGTATGCCGGCGGGGCCGGGGCCTACTTCTCGGGCTACGGAGGCCTCCTACGTGGAGCTTGTTGGGTCCGGCGGGAAGGTGGGCAGGTTCCACGCCAACAGCCAGCAGAAGCCGTTCGCGCAAGCGGAGCTGCAGAGCCCCCCACCGTGCATCTGCAGCTTCCGTGCCCCCCTGCTCCTTCCTGCTCCCTATTGTTGGCGCCATCAACCTCCCATGGACGACGCCCTCATTGTGTTCGATCAAATGGGCATAAAG TGTGCAagattgatgaggacatcactgccATTGATACAACCACAACGACAGCCCCTTCACCACTTACAGCGGAACCAGGACCAATGA
- the LOC112873388 gene encoding BTB/POZ and MATH domain-containing protein 2-like: MAAAGAPRSFESGAPCHETELGFGPPEKLRTHDHDDLDAVAHLLRCDKRGNHPASSETHPPEQGAPGFLPLHRGRTPLARPVLTASKGWVSSYPFLDEDVAEPVRARFRLSIVSEARALFFIKFKEELLSHPEVQHDFTSRTGWGYSKFCQNEVLASLVRHRGLDRFSIRCDIVFLNGFRMEEAPSAAVPPSDLDRHLGDLLQSGRGTDVVFEVGGEAFAAHRCVLAARSPVISADLLGAASDGAAAAGVEPRAFKALLRYAYTDSLPEMDKEEEDAILRNLLVAADRYGLPRLKTICADKLCRVLDVATVEIVLALAEQHHCDRLKEACLQFLAAPANLRAVMDARGK, encoded by the exons ATGGCCGCGGCCGGCGCTCCGAGAAGCTTCGAATCCGGTGCTCCGTGCCACGAGACGGAGCTCGGCTTCGGCCCGCCGGAGAAGCTCCGAACCCACGACCATGATGACCTTGATGCTGTTGCTCACCTGCTACG ATGCGATAAACGCGGGAACCACCCAGCTAGCTCAGAAACGCACCCGCCGGAGCAGGGGGCTCCTGGCTTCCTCCCCCTTCACCGTGGGAGGACACCGCTGGCGCGTCCGGTACTAACGGCGAGCAAGGGGTGGGTGTCCAGCTACCCCTTCCTCGACGAGGACGTCGCCGAGCCGGTGAGGGCGAGGTTCCGGCTCAGCATCGTGTCGGAGGCGCGGGCGCTGTTCTTCATCAAGTTCAAGGAAGAGTTGCTGTCTCATCCCGAAGTGCAGCACGATTTCACCAGCCGCACCGGTTGGGGGTATTCGAAGTTCTGCCAAAATGAGGTTCTGGCTTCGCTGGTGCGTCACCGCGGGCTCGATCGATTCAGCATCAGGTGCGACATCGTCTTCCTCAACGGGTTCCGCATGGAGGAGGCGCCGTCGGCCGCCGTTCCCCCGTCCGACCTAGACAGGCACCTCGGCGACCTCCTCCAGAGCGGAAGGGGCACCGACGTGGTGTtcgaggtcggcggcgaggCGTTCGCCGCGCACCGGTGCGTGCTGGCGGCCCGGTCGCCAGTCATCAGCGCGGACCTCCTGGGCGCGGCGAGCGACGGCGCCGCAGCAGCCGGCGTGGAGCCGCGGGCGTTCAAGGCTCTGCTCCGCTACGCCTACACCGACTCCCTGCCGGAGATGGACAAGGAAGAGGAAGACGCCATTCTCCGGAACCTGCTCGTCGCGGCCGACAGGTACGGCTTGCCGAGGCTCAAGACGATCTGCGCGGACAAGCTGTGCAGGGTCCTTGACGTCGCCACGGTGGAGATCGTGCTCGCGCTCGCGGAACAGCATCACTGCGACAGGCTGAAGGAGGCATGCCTGCAGTTCCTCGCTGCTCCGGCGAACCTGCGGGCAGTCATGGACGCTCGTGGCAAGTAG
- the LOC112875746 gene encoding FAD-linked sulfhydryl oxidase ERV1 isoform X2, producing the protein MPLPGWNPLAPVLQTVAAFSRHLLIAPDAGPDEHRLRPLLSLSLSPPPPPSAPPEILKEKDAKPAPLTKEEVGRATWMLLHTIAAQFPDEPTRQQKRDAKELMHIISRLYPCKECADHFKEVLKANPVQAGSQAEFSQWLCYVHNVVNRRIIGKIRSQGQKEEN; encoded by the exons atGCCGCTGCCGGGCTGGAACCCGCTGGCGCCCGTCCTGCAGAccgtcgccgccttctcccgccACCTCCTCATCGCCCCGGACGCCGGCCCCGACGAACACCGCCTCCGCCCGCTCCTctcgctctccctctccccgccgccgcccccatctGCGCCGCCGGAGATCCTCAAG GAGAAGGATGCCAAGCCGGCGCCGCTGACGAAGGAGGAGGTCGGGCGGGCCACGTGGATGCTGCTCCACACCATTGCAGCGCAG TTCCCTGATGAACCAACGAGGCAGCAAAAACGGGATGCGAAGGAGCTG ATGCACATAATCTCGAGACTATATCCTTGCAAAGAATGTGCTGATCACTTCAAGGAAGTTTTGAA AGCAAACCCTGTTCAGGCAGGATCTCAGGCTGAATTCTCCCAGTGGTTATGTTATGTGCACAACGTGGTTAATCGGAG AATCATAGGAAAAATAAGGTCTCAGGGCCAAAAGGAGGAAAATTGA